GTCTTATTGAAAAAGATGAAAGAGTCATTTACATGGAGCAAGATCATTATGTGATATTAAAGAAACCAGGTGGAAATCCAGGTGGAGGAGGAGGTACTACTACACAGACACTTCCTTATGGAATCACTAGAGTTGGAGGAGGTGCTACTTATTCAGGTTCCAATTCTGCATGGATATTAGATACTGGAATCGATTTAGATCATCCAGATTTAAATGTAGATGTTGCCAGAAGTGTAGCATTCGGTCAAAACAATCCTGATGATGGTCATGGACACGGTACTCATTGTGCTGGAACTATTGCTGCTATAGATAATAATTTTGGGGTAATTGGGGTTGCAGCTGGCGCACCGGTTGTTGCTGTTAGAATATTAGACAGAAGAGGTTATGGAGGAGTTTCTGATTGTATTGCCGGTGTTGATTATGTTGGTGCCAATGCAAGCGCAGGAGATGTTGCCAATATGAGTGTTGGTTATCCTGCTTCTAGTGCATTGGATAATGCAGTTGTGAATGCTGCTTCAAATGGTATCTTCTTTGCTCTAGCGGCTGGAAATGATGGATTACATACTTATAATTCACCTCAGCCTAGTCCAGGAAGAATAAATGGAACAAATGTTTGGACCGTTTCTGCCATGGATATCAACGATGACTTTGCCTATTTCTCCAACTATGGAAATCCTCCTGTAGACTTATGTGCTCCAGGTGTATCTGTATATTCTTGTTATAAAAGAGGTGGATATACAACCATGAGCGGTACTTCAATGGCCACACCTCATGTTTGTGGTGTTTTATTAATGACCAATGGAAACCCCTCTACCTCAGGAACTGTAAATAACGATCCCGATGGAAATGCAGATGATATAGCTCATTTATAGCATCTATTTAAAAATATATGGAAGCGGGATTTATTCCCGCTTTTTTTATGGAAAAAAGTATCTTTGAGACATGAGAAGAGACGACAAAAAGATAAATAGCAGAGAAGAAATAGACCAAATCATAAAAAGTACGGAGGTTTGTAGAATAGCCTATGCTGATAATAATATCCCCTATATAACACCAGTATCATTTGGCTACGACGAGAAGCATATTTACGTTCATACTGCTATAAGAGGAAGAAAAATAGATTTCCTTATGAAGAACGAATATGTATGCTTTGAATTTGAAGCAGATGTAAAAACTATTACAGACCCAGTAATTG
The sequence above is a segment of the Lentimicrobium sp. L6 genome. Coding sequences within it:
- a CDS encoding S8 family serine peptidase, with product MSRKIIVKSLLLALVFVVVSCEKDETIKEVKQATIEAENLMGISNGDVIPGKYIIVMDDANLKSTVSYEVGQKEVKLIAQDILSASGLKSGSITATYSHAIRGFAAELSPEQASLIEKDERVIYMEQDHYVILKKPGGNPGGGGGTTTQTLPYGITRVGGGATYSGSNSAWILDTGIDLDHPDLNVDVARSVAFGQNNPDDGHGHGTHCAGTIAAIDNNFGVIGVAAGAPVVAVRILDRRGYGGVSDCIAGVDYVGANASAGDVANMSVGYPASSALDNAVVNAASNGIFFALAAGNDGLHTYNSPQPSPGRINGTNVWTVSAMDINDDFAYFSNYGNPPVDLCAPGVSVYSCYKRGGYTTMSGTSMATPHVCGVLLMTNGNPSTSGTVNNDPDGNADDIAHL
- a CDS encoding pyridoxamine 5'-phosphate oxidase family protein — encoded protein: MRRDDKKINSREEIDQIIKSTEVCRIAYADNNIPYITPVSFGYDEKHIYVHTAIRGRKIDFLMKNEYVCFEFEADVKTITDPVIACKWTAAFKSVIGYGNMKELATFEEKDYAINEIMKHYSGKTWAFEEKMLQNVKLWKIEILEMSGKQSGGE